From one Geoalkalibacter halelectricus genomic stretch:
- a CDS encoding peroxiredoxin, producing the protein MGVLVGKKAPDFKAAAVMPDGTINDNFRLSDYKDKYVVLFFYPLDFTFVCPTELIAFSRRIKEFEERDVQVIGCSVDSQFTHVAWRNTPVEEGGIGAVTYPLVADVKHEICKAYDVEFDEAGVAFRGSFLIDKNGIVRHQVVNDLPLGRNVDEMLRMIDALQFTEKYGEVCPAGWNKGEKGMVPDKQGVSSYLASESHKL; encoded by the coding sequence ATGGGTGTGCTGGTTGGAAAGAAAGCCCCTGATTTCAAGGCCGCGGCAGTCATGCCGGATGGAACGATCAACGATAATTTCCGCCTGTCCGACTACAAGGACAAGTATGTAGTGTTATTTTTCTATCCCCTTGATTTTACCTTCGTGTGTCCAACGGAATTGATTGCCTTCAGTCGCCGGATCAAGGAATTTGAGGAGCGCGATGTGCAGGTGATCGGCTGCTCCGTCGATTCGCAGTTCACGCACGTGGCCTGGCGCAACACTCCGGTGGAAGAGGGTGGGATCGGCGCCGTCACCTATCCCCTGGTGGCGGACGTCAAGCATGAGATTTGCAAGGCCTACGATGTTGAATTCGATGAAGCAGGGGTGGCGTTTCGCGGATCCTTTCTCATCGACAAGAACGGGATCGTGCGCCACCAAGTGGTCAACGATCTGCCCCTGGGCCGCAATGTCGACGAGATGCTGCGCATGATCGACGCATTGCAGTTTACCGAGAAGTACGGCGAGGTTTGTCCGGCCGGCTGGAACAAGGGCGAAAAGGGCATGGTTCCCGATAAGCAGGGCGTCTCCTCCTATTTGGCCAGCGAGTCGCATAAACTATAA
- a CDS encoding alpha/beta fold hydrolase, which produces MSLIFNLLILLLATTGIFVLLSYTIAWYETANRDPAQVETRFSPSRLMFALGLLARETLSLALTVAAHPFGWLPEGAVGRAQGRPILLLHGLFHNRSCWWLLKRRLQAAGLGPIYTLNLNTWRSDIEPLTELAAGKIDQIRREQGVEQVDLIGHSMGGMIARNLVQLRGGADKVCRVICIATPHQGSRLAPFAMTPLARTLMPDSTFLQRLATAERPKDVQFFSIYTRHDNLVIPTESAILENAPAIEVSGIGHSCLLFSRRVADHVEKILRTEDR; this is translated from the coding sequence ATGAGCCTGATCTTCAACCTTCTCATCCTGCTGCTTGCGACTACCGGAATCTTCGTATTGCTCAGTTATACCATAGCCTGGTACGAGACCGCCAACCGCGATCCCGCCCAGGTGGAGACACGCTTTTCCCCCTCCAGGCTGATGTTTGCCCTTGGGCTGCTGGCGCGCGAGACCCTGAGTCTGGCCTTGACCGTGGCCGCCCATCCCTTCGGCTGGCTGCCCGAGGGTGCGGTGGGCCGCGCCCAGGGGCGACCGATCCTGCTGCTACACGGCCTGTTTCACAACCGCTCCTGCTGGTGGCTACTCAAACGCCGCCTGCAGGCCGCCGGCCTGGGACCGATCTACACCCTCAACCTCAACACCTGGCGCTCGGACATTGAGCCCCTCACCGAACTGGCCGCCGGCAAAATCGACCAGATCCGCCGTGAGCAGGGCGTGGAGCAGGTCGACCTCATCGGGCACTCCATGGGGGGCATGATCGCCCGCAATCTGGTGCAACTGCGCGGCGGTGCCGACAAGGTCTGCCGCGTCATCTGCATTGCCACTCCCCATCAGGGCTCGCGCCTGGCACCCTTTGCCATGACCCCCCTGGCCCGCACCCTGATGCCCGACTCGACCTTTCTGCAACGCCTGGCCACGGCCGAACGCCCGAAGGACGTGCAGTTCTTCAGCATCTACACACGCCACGACAACCTGGTCATCCCCACCGAATCGGCCATTCTCGAGAACGCACCGGCCATTGAAGTCTCCGGCATCGGCCATTCCTGCCTGCTCTTTAGCCGCCGGGTTGCCGATCATGTGGAAAAAATTTTGCGGACTGAAGATCGATGA
- the xerC gene encoding tyrosine recombinase XerC, protein MDNCIKEFERYLQIERNLSDHTLAAYRRDLEGFRLFLAEHFAVDAPTLEHLRQVDARLLRAFLARLGKSCRRTTLGRKIAALRTFFRYLVRAELVAANPAETLVTPRRDQYLPHTLSVDEACTLMEAARGEDVLQLRDRAILETLYSCGLRVAELTSLNVEGVDLDERLVRVLGKGRKERLVPLGRKACEALERYLRQRGTVQPSEPLFLNHRGGRLTPRSVERNLKKHLLQAGISGDATPHSLRHSFATHLLVEGGADLRAIQEMLGHASLSTTQKYTKVSIDHLVRVYDQAHPRSRKK, encoded by the coding sequence GTGGACAACTGCATCAAGGAGTTTGAGCGTTATTTGCAGATCGAGCGCAATTTGTCCGACCACACCCTGGCGGCCTATCGGCGCGATCTCGAAGGTTTTCGTCTGTTTCTCGCGGAACACTTCGCTGTTGATGCGCCGACGCTGGAGCATCTGCGTCAAGTCGATGCGCGCCTGCTGCGCGCATTTTTGGCGCGCCTGGGGAAAAGTTGTCGACGCACCACCCTGGGGCGCAAGATCGCGGCGTTGCGGACTTTTTTTCGTTATCTCGTGCGCGCCGAATTGGTGGCGGCCAATCCTGCCGAAACCCTGGTGACGCCGCGCCGTGATCAGTATTTGCCGCACACCCTCAGCGTCGATGAGGCTTGCACCCTTATGGAGGCCGCGCGGGGGGAGGATGTGCTGCAATTGCGCGACCGCGCCATCCTTGAGACCCTTTATTCCTGTGGTTTGCGCGTTGCGGAACTGACCAGCCTGAACGTCGAGGGCGTCGATCTCGACGAGCGCCTGGTGCGGGTGCTCGGCAAGGGTCGCAAGGAGCGCTTGGTGCCCCTGGGTCGTAAGGCCTGCGAGGCCCTGGAGCGCTATCTGCGCCAACGGGGCACTGTCCAGCCATCGGAGCCCCTGTTTCTCAATCATCGCGGTGGGCGGCTGACGCCGCGCAGCGTCGAGCGCAACCTGAAAAAACACTTGCTACAAGCCGGTATCAGCGGCGATGCCACCCCCCACAGTCTGCGGCACAGCTTCGCCACCCATCTGTTGGTCGAAGGCGGAGCCGATCTGCGCGCTATTCAGGAGATGCTCGGCCATGCCTCCTTGTCCACCACCCAGAAATACACCAAGGTCAGCATCGATCATCTGGTAAGGGTCTACGATCAGGCCCACCCCCGCAGTCGCAAAAAATGA